In Raphanus sativus cultivar WK10039 chromosome 5, ASM80110v3, whole genome shotgun sequence, the following proteins share a genomic window:
- the LOC108858677 gene encoding LOW QUALITY PROTEIN: photosystem I chlorophyll a/b-binding protein 2, chloroplastic (The sequence of the model RefSeq protein was modified relative to this genomic sequence to represent the inferred CDS: inserted 1 base in 1 codon; substituted 1 base at 1 genomic stop codon) — protein FVLLLPSPPFLLQDRLRLGAVAADPNRPIWFPVSTPPEWLNGSLPSDFGFDPLGLSSDPDSLKWNAQAELVHCRWEMLGAARIFTPEFLTKIGILNTPSFYTAGEQEYFTDKTILFVVELILIXWAEGRSVNTDPIFPNNKLTGTDVGYPGGLWFDPXGWGSGSPAKLKELRTKENNYVGSDGAWFQNKFTRRTGPIDNLFAHLADPGHATIFATFTPK, from the exons TTTGTGCTTCTTCTGCCATCACCTCCATTTCTTCTCCAAG ATCGCCTGCGTCTGGGCGCTGTGGCAGCAGATCCCAATAGACCAATCTGGTTCCCTGTAAGCACTCCTCCAGAGTGGCTCAACGGTAGCCTCCCTAGTGACTTCGGGTTTGATCCTCTTGGTCTTT CATCTGACCCGGATAGTTTAAAATGGAACGCACAAGCAGAGCTAGTCCACTGTCGGTGGGAAATGCTCGGCGCTGCCAGGATTTTTACACCGGAGTTTCTAACCAAGATCGGTATCCTCAACACGCCGTCGTTTTACACTGCCGGAGAGCAAGAATATTTCACGGATAAAACCATATTGTTcgtcgttgagctcatcttaatCTGATGGGCTGAGGGACGTAGCGTCAATACTGATCCAATCTTCCCAAACAACAAATTGACGGGCACAGACGTTGGATACCCGGGTGGGTTGTGGTTCGACC CTGGGTGGGGATCCGGTAGCCCGGCTAAGCTCAAGGAGTTGAGGACAAAAGAGAACAACTATGTTGGCAGTGATGGTGCTTGGTTCCAAAACAAATTTACACGGAGGACTGGTCCTATTGATAACCTTTTTGCACATCTTGCTGATCCTGGCCACGCCACTATCTTCGCT ACTTTCACACCCAAGTGA
- the LOC108860370 gene encoding syntaxin-73, translating into MGLVDLITRVDSICKKYEKYDLDKQREANISGDDDAFSRLYSSFESALETLLQKTEDFSSETNRAKAVAMNAEIRRTKARLLEGVPKLQRLALKKVKGLSHEELDVRNDLVLSLREKIEDLPEGSVPANGWTASTSYTNIRFDANLSDDRVDSEYFQRTEESDQFKQEHEMRRVKQDQGLDFIAEGLDTLKNMAQDINEELDRQEPLVDEIDSKIDRAATDLKSTNVRLKDTVTKLRSSRNFCIDITLLCILLGIAAFIYNSVK; encoded by the exons ATGGGGTTGGTTGATTTGATCACTAGGGTTGACTCAATCTGCAAAAAGTACGAGAAATACGATCTCGACAAACAGAGAGAAGCTAACATCTCCGGCGACGACGATGCTTTCTCTCGTCTCTACTCCTCCTTCGAATCTGCACTCGAAACTCTTCTTCAG AAAACGGAGGACTTCTCGTCTGAGACGAACAGAGCAAAAGCTGTAGCGATGAACGCGGAGATACGAAGAACGAAAGCTCGTTTGCTCGAAGGTGTTCCTAAACTGCAGAGGCTTGCTCTCAAAAAG gttAAAGGGCTCTCACATGAAGAGCTTGATGTTAGAAATGATTTGGTTTTGTCGTTGAGAGAGAAGATTGAGGATTTACCAGAAGGCTCTGTTCCTGCAAATGGTTGGACTGCTTCAACATCGTACACTAACATCAGATTCGACGCGAATCTCTCTg ATGACAGAGTCGATAGTGAATATTTCCAGCGCACTGAAGAGTCTGATCAGTTTAAACAAGAACACGAGATGAGAAGAGTGAAGCAG GATCAAGGATTGGATTTCATAGCTGAAGGGTTGGATACACTCAAGAACATGGCTCAAGACATCAATGag GAACTTGATCGACAAGAACCACTCGTGGATGAAATAGATTCAAAG ATTGATAGGGCAGCTACTGACTTGAAAAGCACCAATGTGAGGCTCAAGGATACTGTAACTAAG CTGAGATCGAGCCGCAACTTCTGCATAGACATTACCCTATTATGCATACTCCTTGGAATCGCTGCCTTCATTTACAA CTCGGTAAAATGA
- the LOC108863284 gene encoding brassinosteroid-responsive RING protein 1 — MGFPVGYTEVFIPKLFVQTLSLLSFIRTVLFSLFRFLGLSDFLEMDQTWPDHTSHPTRTPTEPRSPFSALLIREILPVIKFEDVSGEDLPESCAVCLYEFEGEQEIRWLRNCRHIFHRSCLDRWMDHDQKTCPLCRTPFVPDEMQEEFNQRLWAASGVHDFHSEYCPVTEL; from the coding sequence ATGGGCTTTCCCGTAGGCTACACAGAGGTCTTCATCCCGAAGCTCTTCGTACAAACACTCTCCCTACTCAGTTTCATCAGAACCgtcctcttctctctcttccgCTTCTTGGGCCTCTCCGACTTCCTCGAAATGGACCAAACCTGGCCCGACCACACATCTCACCCGACCCGAACACCCACCGAACCCCGCTCCCCCTTCTCCGCCCTCCTAATCCGCGAGATCTTACCCGTCATCAAGTTCGAAGACGTCTCCGGCGAGGATCTGCCGGAAAGCTGCGCCGTCTGTCTCTACGAGTTCGAAGGAGAGCAAGAGATCCGGTGGCTGAGAAACTGCAGGCACATATTCCACCGGAGCTGTCTCGACCGTTGGATGGATCACGATCAGAAGACGTGTCCTCTCTGTAGAACGCCGTTTGTTCCGGATGAGATGCAAGAAGAGTTTAATCAACGGCTGTGGGCTGCTTCGGGTGTTCATGACTTCCACAGCGAGTACTGTCCCGTGACGGAACTATAG